The sequence GCTCTTTTTCGCTTCACCGAGATTCAATCGGTAGACACGCTGAAGTGCTCCTATACATTCGATTTTGGAATAGCCCCGGTCAGCTAGGAATTGCACTTGCGCACCCACCGACGCTTCGGGCATGTCAATCAGGAAATCCCGAAGCTGCGCCGATGCCGCATCAATATTCACTCCAAGTCTCCCCGGAACTGCCCGATGACGCGGGGGTCGTTGGCGTAGAAGTAGCGGATGTCGGGGATCTTGTACTTGAGCATGGCGATGCGTTCCGGGCCGAGGCCGAACGCGAAGCCGGTCTTGCCCTCGTACACGCGGGGTTTGCCCTGCGCTTCGCGGAGGTCGTCGACGGCTTTGAAGACGTTGGGGTGGACCATGCCGCACCCGCCGAGTTCGAGCCATTTGCTCTCGCCGCGGGGGTTGTCCCAGTACACGGCGAAGTCCGCGCCGGGCTCCACGAAGGGGTAGTAGCTGGGCTGGAAGCGGACCTTGGCGCCGGGGCCGTAGAGGCCGCGGGCCATTTCGGCGATGGTGCCTTTCAGGTCGGCCATGCTGATGTGGTCGCCGACGACGAGGCCTTCGAGCTGGTGGAACATACTTTCGTGGGTGGCGTCAGTGGCTTCGTAGCGGTAGACCTTGCCGCGCACGACGATCTTGAGGTCGGGTTCGTGGTCGACCATGTAGCGGATCTGCATGGGGCTGGTGTGGGTGCGCAGCAGGCGGCCGTCCTCAAGCCAGAAGGTGTCCTGGAGGTCGCGGGCGGGGTGGTACCAGGGGACGTTCAGGGCTTCGAAGTTGTGGTGTTCGTCCTCGACTTCGGGGCCCTCGACGACGGTGTACCCGAGGCGTTCGTAGATGCCGGTGAGGTCGTCGTAGACGCGGTTGATGGGGTGCAGGCCGCCCGCCGGGAGCGGGAGGCCGGGGAGGGTGACGTCGATGGCCTCGCTTTGCAGCTGGGCGTCGAGGGCTTCGCGTTTCAGGGTGGCTTCGCGGGTGTCGAGGGCGTCCTGGATGGCCTGACGGACGGCGTTGATCTCGGCGCCGCGCGACTTCCGTTCCTCGGGGGGAAGTTTGCCCAGCGTGCCGAGTTCGCGGGTGACGAGGCCGCTCTTGCCGACGTACTTGGTTTTGACGGTCTGGAGCGCTTCAAGGGTGGTGGCCGCCTGGATTTCGGGGATGGCTTCGTGCTGCATGGCTGTGGTTCCTCCTGTGGGGGGAATGAAAAAGCCCCGCCTCGCGGGTGCGGGCGGGGTGACGCGCTGCGACCTGTTCAGGCGAGCGTGACCCCGGTGCGGGTAAACGGCGAAGGTGTACCGGTCCGGGGCGTCATGGGGTTCAGGGTAGCAGGTCCGGGCTGCGGCGGGGCGGAGCCGGGTTGGGTTGAAGGTGACCGGGCGGTGTTGACAGGGCCTTGACACGGGGGGGCAGAATGGGACTCCG is a genomic window of Deinococcus radiotolerans containing:
- the pheS gene encoding phenylalanine--tRNA ligase subunit alpha codes for the protein MQHEAIPEIQAATTLEALQTVKTKYVGKSGLVTRELGTLGKLPPEERKSRGAEINAVRQAIQDALDTREATLKREALDAQLQSEAIDVTLPGLPLPAGGLHPINRVYDDLTGIYERLGYTVVEGPEVEDEHHNFEALNVPWYHPARDLQDTFWLEDGRLLRTHTSPMQIRYMVDHEPDLKIVVRGKVYRYEATDATHESMFHQLEGLVVGDHISMADLKGTIAEMARGLYGPGAKVRFQPSYYPFVEPGADFAVYWDNPRGESKWLELGGCGMVHPNVFKAVDDLREAQGKPRVYEGKTGFAFGLGPERIAMLKYKIPDIRYFYANDPRVIGQFRGDLE